In the genome of Catenulispora sp. MAP5-51, one region contains:
- the mltG gene encoding endolytic transglycosylase MltG, with the protein MIDEEPGGFGGFEEEVSSMLHNRAARHPDHTDPVGITKRHLKAARQRRRTVLGASTALAVTGGAVFGLYGVHSPSQSAGVGVVKPAKNTASGPDNTAAADYTAGGDCAVSEKVPVDVPRGATSQQIADALVIAGVVQNAQAYLDAVKQDQTRTDIPPGTYVICPRMSGSNAVVELSKRSNLSDASVVIVQPHEWAKDVIASLTDKRKWKQADFDAAIAQNTIGLPAWSVDSTSHHFTVEGMLEPGTYTITSADTPQSMLRQMVANRMDFLKSINFVTQAGFLDCGPAKCTPEQVLTVASIAESENQGGPDLYNGDHMAEGMYSRLKSNDYLTVDSTALYYIGHLPAGRLPTAAQVQDPSNPYSTYAPHHGLPPTPVSIPSDAMIQAALAPSHDGVYYWCTTKGGIQFFTKSQPAERDKVCSGQ; encoded by the coding sequence ATGATCGACGAGGAACCCGGAGGCTTCGGCGGGTTCGAGGAAGAGGTCTCCAGCATGCTTCACAACCGCGCCGCGCGGCACCCGGACCACACCGATCCGGTCGGGATCACCAAGCGGCACCTGAAGGCGGCCAGGCAGAGGCGGCGGACCGTGCTCGGCGCGAGCACCGCGCTCGCGGTGACCGGCGGCGCGGTGTTCGGGCTCTACGGCGTGCACTCGCCCTCTCAGAGCGCCGGCGTCGGCGTCGTCAAACCCGCCAAGAACACCGCCTCCGGTCCCGACAACACGGCCGCGGCCGACTACACCGCCGGGGGCGACTGCGCGGTGAGCGAGAAGGTGCCGGTGGACGTCCCGCGCGGCGCGACCAGTCAGCAGATCGCGGACGCGTTGGTCATCGCCGGAGTCGTGCAGAACGCGCAGGCGTATCTCGACGCGGTGAAGCAGGATCAGACCCGGACCGACATCCCGCCGGGCACCTACGTGATCTGTCCGCGGATGTCCGGCTCCAATGCGGTGGTGGAGCTGTCGAAGCGGTCGAACCTGTCGGACGCCTCGGTGGTCATCGTCCAGCCCCACGAGTGGGCCAAGGACGTCATCGCCAGCCTGACCGACAAGCGCAAGTGGAAGCAGGCCGACTTCGACGCGGCCATCGCGCAGAACACCATCGGGCTGCCGGCGTGGTCGGTCGACTCGACCAGTCACCATTTCACGGTCGAAGGGATGCTCGAGCCGGGCACCTACACCATCACCTCCGCCGACACGCCGCAGAGCATGCTGCGGCAGATGGTCGCGAATCGGATGGACTTCCTGAAGAGCATCAACTTCGTGACCCAGGCGGGTTTCCTGGACTGCGGCCCCGCCAAGTGCACGCCGGAGCAGGTTCTGACCGTCGCCTCGATCGCCGAGAGCGAGAACCAGGGCGGCCCCGACCTGTATAACGGCGACCACATGGCCGAGGGCATGTACTCGCGCCTGAAGTCCAACGACTACCTGACTGTGGACTCCACCGCGCTGTACTACATCGGCCATCTCCCGGCCGGCCGGCTCCCGACCGCGGCCCAGGTCCAGGACCCGAGCAACCCGTACTCGACCTACGCGCCGCACCACGGTCTGCCCCCGACGCCGGTGTCCATCCCTTCGGACGCCATGATCCAGGCGGCTCTGGCACCGTCGCACGACGGCGTCTACTACTGGTGCACCACCAAGGGCGGCATCCAGTTCTTCACGAAGAGCCAGCCGGCGGAGCGTGACAAGGTCTGCTCCGGGCAGTAG